In Microbulbifer salipaludis, a genomic segment contains:
- a CDS encoding intermembrane phospholipid transport protein YdbH family protein, with the protein MRTATRRFILIAGILLLLLLAGVSGWLSRHHWIPPLVSGQLDGVTLSEIRGFTLARQKHQVSAHIAYLALHTDEGLHIGIENLQLTQLHAVLSKRRASVSAPPPRSQLQIARLELRSPEPQQGDTRKPTAPDLGTHSSSQPPSPESSNSPTAETAAENGISISDTLRTLQNLPLRTVEIRHISWPDKFDGDLALNLLNTQHTLGAEPRITGEITSSQCADCTIRWQFVGTEKHRANLALSLQHTDNPVANIEIGLAPTETQLPGDERWALQGRIRISPQQAGPLLERLDLNLTGTPGTNTPIDWTALVQSITGPVELGLTGELPDTIRGSADLRNLRGALIASTFSATLPRNIAGAPLVVEYSANAPLILGIATLSPLALDTVRGAFTLRVAVKQASQPAQLALDTPLLETDIQLSTERQIPKAVFRGHYNLGQLAPLIASTKWQSAFGQYRVSDVSGQTLFSGRTNLPSLERLANNKAASKSTTVLSDFSMQVTAVEPLAFRLSLPQQENPLAAIGWKSVAGQIQMQQPLTLDADKIPGIMLAKIPQLELEATASGASPGHTSLLSGELVDTQCANLSPLDCTFSLTAQLSNLDFADAASALQNLTLETAGAISLADATESARVTLTDLNLAAQSLSSGPVIVSNPEMFSPQADCTLKPQLTRCHSPRLALNLAPLRLAENQIEGAVFLHDAALNNKAGKKHGLEIRADYKGDDLKIQALEQFQTRIDTSGNIALSDGQVSGNGTVSTGPMEMTTTWNHSLETGQGKLQLALPETTFSPNNSLDRAITGLPVNVVGGVLSGGVQLNWPDQGLGKARIAMRDIGFQLNKSFALGVNTEVTLQQSGDEWITTQPAPVSIDTIDAGIALKNLHFSVAMQPGGELALKNFAAELLEGALTSDELRWHLGGEERRSELQFTGVSIRALAREIESENFAASGLLDATIPLVTDQQGITIENGTVQSRPPGGRLRYYGAFSPAMLGSNPQLKLLAGALEDYNYRDIHGTINYPLSGDLLLNLKLTGRSDAIDANRDLIINLNLENNIPTMLRSLQASRDLTDVLEKEVR; encoded by the coding sequence GTGCGCACTGCCACCCGCCGCTTTATCCTTATTGCAGGAATCCTGCTGTTGCTCCTGCTGGCGGGCGTTTCTGGCTGGCTTTCACGGCACCACTGGATCCCTCCTCTCGTCAGCGGCCAACTGGACGGCGTTACACTCAGTGAGATCCGTGGCTTCACCCTGGCCCGCCAGAAGCATCAGGTTAGCGCACACATCGCGTATTTGGCGCTGCACACCGATGAGGGCCTGCACATCGGTATTGAAAACCTGCAACTCACCCAGTTGCACGCTGTTCTGAGCAAACGCCGCGCAAGTGTTTCAGCGCCGCCGCCCCGGAGTCAACTGCAGATCGCCCGGCTGGAATTGCGCTCTCCCGAGCCCCAGCAAGGTGATACGCGCAAACCTACCGCTCCGGATCTCGGAACCCACTCTTCCAGCCAACCCCCATCGCCCGAATCGTCCAACTCACCCACGGCAGAAACAGCCGCCGAAAATGGAATTTCCATTAGCGACACGCTGCGCACTCTGCAAAACCTTCCACTGCGTACAGTCGAAATAAGGCATATCTCTTGGCCGGATAAATTTGACGGCGACCTGGCACTGAACCTGCTGAACACCCAGCACACCTTGGGCGCAGAACCGCGGATCACTGGCGAGATCACCAGTTCCCAGTGTGCCGACTGCACGATCCGCTGGCAGTTTGTGGGGACAGAGAAGCACCGGGCAAATCTGGCGCTTTCCCTGCAGCACACGGACAATCCGGTCGCGAACATTGAAATCGGACTGGCCCCGACAGAGACACAGTTGCCGGGAGATGAACGCTGGGCGCTACAAGGTCGAATCCGTATCAGCCCGCAACAGGCAGGCCCACTGCTAGAGCGACTGGACCTCAACCTGACAGGCACGCCAGGCACAAACACACCCATAGACTGGACTGCGCTCGTCCAGTCCATAACAGGCCCCGTTGAGCTGGGCCTGACCGGCGAACTTCCGGACACCATTCGCGGCAGTGCAGACCTGCGCAATCTCCGCGGGGCGCTGATTGCTTCGACATTTTCGGCAACACTACCACGCAATATCGCCGGCGCCCCGCTCGTAGTGGAATACTCGGCCAATGCTCCCCTGATCCTGGGAATCGCCACCCTTTCCCCACTTGCGCTGGACACGGTGCGCGGCGCCTTTACCCTGCGGGTCGCCGTCAAGCAGGCATCACAGCCAGCACAACTGGCCCTCGACACACCGCTGCTGGAGACCGACATCCAACTCAGTACCGAACGACAAATCCCCAAAGCTGTCTTCCGTGGCCACTACAACCTGGGTCAGCTTGCCCCGCTCATCGCCAGCACAAAGTGGCAATCCGCCTTTGGACAATACCGGGTCAGTGACGTATCGGGCCAAACCCTCTTCTCAGGGCGTACCAATCTGCCATCACTGGAAAGACTGGCAAACAACAAAGCAGCTTCGAAATCCACGACAGTACTCAGCGATTTTTCAATGCAGGTTACCGCCGTGGAGCCCCTGGCGTTTCGTCTGTCGCTGCCGCAGCAGGAAAATCCGCTGGCGGCGATCGGATGGAAAAGCGTCGCCGGGCAGATTCAGATGCAGCAACCCCTGACTCTCGACGCGGACAAGATACCGGGCATCATGCTGGCTAAAATTCCACAACTGGAACTCGAAGCCACCGCGTCCGGTGCATCTCCTGGGCATACCTCGCTACTCTCGGGAGAACTTGTCGATACACAGTGCGCCAATCTTTCGCCCCTGGATTGCACCTTTTCATTGACGGCGCAGTTGAGCAACCTCGATTTTGCCGATGCGGCTTCCGCACTGCAGAACCTCACACTGGAGACTGCGGGTGCCATCTCACTCGCCGACGCCACAGAAAGCGCACGAGTCACCCTCACTGATCTCAACCTCGCGGCGCAATCGCTCAGCTCCGGGCCAGTCATTGTCTCAAACCCCGAAATGTTTTCACCGCAGGCTGACTGCACGCTAAAGCCGCAACTGACGCGCTGTCACAGCCCCCGATTGGCCCTGAACCTCGCGCCACTCCGCTTAGCAGAAAATCAGATTGAAGGCGCCGTTTTCTTGCACGATGCCGCCCTCAACAACAAGGCAGGGAAAAAACACGGGTTGGAGATTCGGGCAGACTATAAAGGGGACGACCTCAAGATTCAGGCGCTCGAACAGTTCCAGACCCGTATCGACACCAGCGGAAACATCGCCCTGTCTGACGGCCAGGTATCCGGTAATGGCACGGTTTCCACTGGCCCAATGGAAATGACAACAACATGGAATCACAGCCTGGAAACAGGCCAAGGCAAGCTGCAACTGGCTTTGCCCGAAACCACGTTCTCACCCAACAACAGCCTCGATCGGGCAATCACCGGTTTGCCCGTCAATGTCGTCGGCGGTGTGCTTTCGGGAGGAGTACAACTGAACTGGCCGGACCAGGGGCTGGGTAAAGCCCGCATCGCCATGCGGGACATCGGTTTTCAACTCAACAAAAGCTTTGCGTTGGGCGTGAATACAGAAGTGACATTGCAGCAGAGCGGTGACGAATGGATTACTACACAGCCCGCGCCGGTCTCCATCGATACCATCGATGCCGGTATTGCGCTCAAGAACCTGCACTTTTCCGTCGCAATGCAACCCGGGGGTGAGCTCGCGCTTAAAAATTTTGCCGCCGAACTACTGGAAGGCGCCTTGACGTCTGACGAGCTGCGCTGGCATTTAGGGGGCGAGGAGCGCCGCTCAGAACTACAGTTTACCGGGGTGTCCATTCGTGCCCTCGCCCGGGAAATCGAGTCCGAGAATTTTGCCGCCAGCGGCTTGCTCGACGCCACAATTCCCCTGGTCACGGACCAGCAGGGCATCACGATCGAAAACGGCACAGTTCAGTCCCGCCCGCCCGGGGGCCGGCTGCGTTACTACGGCGCCTTCTCCCCCGCCATGCTCGGCAGCAATCCCCAGCTCAAACTGCTGGCCGGTGCGCTG